Proteins encoded in a region of the Puniceibacterium sp. IMCC21224 genome:
- a CDS encoding penicillin acylase family protein, with translation MALLFRWLLRLTSAAIALAVLVVVVVYYLGSRSLPDYDKTLAVSGLTADLEIVRDNSDVPHIMAASDRDAFFGLGYVHAQDRLWQMTLLRRTAQGRLSEIFGTRTLETDKLLRRLDLYPLAVQSVAAQDPRTRDALESYAAGVNARIAEINADSLGRGAPEFFLFNAPLSPWQPADSIAVVKLMALQLSGQMGEEVLRARTSLLLPDLDRLADILPDIPGQGVAALPEYAALFPDLPRYANAQSPGQDMLMPVQPRGLSGASNAWAAAPSRSASGGTLLANDPHLGLTAPSIWYLARMQLSSGGVIGGSIPGIPAIMVGRSENLGWGLTSSYLDDQDLYIEELNPENPEEYRTPDGFKRFVTRRSIIDIKGAAPVTLTLRWTDNGPVLSGSDFGLSTITPPGHVASLAWTALSSRDTSVSAAVGLMHAASVAEALDVSAAYIAPSQNLTLIDADTIALKTVGAMPRRDAGHQSKGRMPSPGWIASNRWQGVLPYSANPEFVAPSGGIVGNTNNKIVDRPFPLHVSFDWGDSQRIMRWEGLMQGREVHTRDSFIEAQLDTVSITARALLPLIGADLWFTGEAAPDGTPERQRQRALALLANWNGEMNEHLPEPLIYAAWLRALQDRLIRDDLGPLADKFDHVEPLFIERVYRDVDGAAAWCDILRSAAKETCSDISRLALDDALVWIGETYGPALESLRWGDAHQATHDHPVLGDVPVLRYFVNIRQSTSGGDNTLERGRTSGKDPAPFQNVHAAGYRGVYDFADPDSSVYINATGQSGHFLSRHYDDLGELWRRGEYIPMSLDIDLARAASVGVTRLVTP, from the coding sequence ATGGCCCTGCTCTTTCGATGGCTGCTTCGGCTGACCAGCGCCGCAATCGCGCTGGCGGTGCTTGTTGTGGTCGTCGTCTATTACCTTGGATCCCGATCCCTGCCCGACTATGACAAAACGTTGGCCGTGTCCGGCCTGACTGCGGATCTGGAGATTGTGCGCGACAATTCCGACGTGCCGCATATCATGGCCGCGTCTGACCGTGATGCGTTTTTCGGCCTTGGCTACGTGCATGCCCAAGACCGGTTGTGGCAGATGACGCTGCTGCGCCGTACTGCACAGGGTCGCCTGTCCGAAATATTTGGCACCCGCACGCTGGAAACCGACAAGCTGCTGCGTCGGCTCGACCTCTATCCACTGGCGGTACAATCGGTGGCAGCACAGGATCCCCGCACCCGCGATGCGTTGGAAAGTTATGCCGCCGGGGTGAATGCCAGGATTGCCGAGATCAATGCCGATTCCCTGGGTCGCGGCGCGCCCGAGTTTTTCCTGTTCAACGCACCGCTGTCACCGTGGCAACCCGCAGATTCCATCGCCGTGGTCAAACTTATGGCACTGCAACTTTCTGGTCAGATGGGCGAAGAAGTGCTGCGGGCCCGCACATCACTGTTACTGCCTGATCTCGACCGGCTGGCGGATATCCTGCCCGATATTCCGGGCCAGGGCGTCGCGGCGCTGCCGGAATATGCGGCACTCTTTCCTGACTTGCCACGTTACGCCAACGCACAATCGCCCGGCCAGGACATGCTGATGCCGGTGCAGCCGCGCGGGTTATCAGGTGCCTCAAACGCCTGGGCCGCCGCGCCATCACGGTCCGCGTCGGGCGGCACCTTGCTGGCCAACGACCCGCATCTGGGACTGACCGCGCCGTCGATCTGGTATCTGGCACGGATGCAGCTTAGTTCGGGTGGGGTCATTGGCGGGTCGATCCCCGGCATTCCCGCCATCATGGTCGGCCGCTCAGAGAACCTGGGCTGGGGCCTGACCTCGTCCTACCTTGACGATCAGGACCTGTATATCGAAGAATTGAACCCTGAAAACCCCGAGGAATACCGCACCCCGGACGGGTTCAAACGCTTTGTCACCCGCCGCTCGATCATTGACATCAAAGGCGCGGCTCCGGTCACGCTGACCCTGCGCTGGACCGACAATGGCCCAGTGCTGTCGGGCAGTGACTTTGGCCTGTCCACCATCACACCGCCGGGGCATGTTGCATCGCTCGCCTGGACGGCGCTGTCATCCCGCGACACATCGGTCAGTGCCGCTGTGGGGCTGATGCATGCCGCATCTGTAGCCGAGGCGCTGGACGTCTCTGCCGCCTACATCGCGCCGTCGCAGAACCTGACGCTGATCGACGCGGACACCATCGCGCTCAAGACCGTCGGTGCCATGCCGCGCCGCGACGCCGGGCACCAGAGCAAGGGCCGCATGCCCAGCCCCGGCTGGATCGCGTCAAACCGCTGGCAAGGCGTCCTGCCCTATTCCGCCAATCCCGAATTTGTCGCCCCCTCTGGCGGTATCGTCGGCAACACCAACAACAAGATTGTCGATCGCCCCTTTCCGTTGCACGTCTCGTTCGACTGGGGCGACAGCCAACGCATCATGCGCTGGGAGGGGCTGATGCAGGGCCGCGAGGTCCACACCCGCGATAGTTTCATCGAGGCGCAGCTTGATACCGTGTCGATCACTGCGCGCGCCTTGCTGCCGCTGATCGGTGCCGATCTGTGGTTCACCGGAGAGGCCGCCCCCGACGGCACCCCCGAGCGCCAGCGCCAGCGCGCATTGGCGCTGCTGGCCAACTGGAACGGCGAGATGAACGAACATCTGCCCGAACCGCTGATCTATGCCGCCTGGCTGCGCGCGCTACAGGACAGACTGATCCGTGACGATCTGGGGCCGCTTGCGGATAAATTCGACCATGTGGAGCCGCTATTCATCGAGCGGGTCTATCGCGATGTGGACGGCGCCGCGGCCTGGTGCGACATCCTGCGCTCAGCCGCCAAGGAAACCTGCTCTGACATCTCGCGCCTCGCACTGGACGATGCGCTGGTGTGGATAGGAGAGACCTACGGCCCGGCGCTGGAAAGCCTGCGCTGGGGCGACGCGCATCAGGCCACGCATGATCATCCGGTACTCGGTGATGTGCCGGTTCTAAGGTATTTCGTGAACATCCGGCAAAGCACCAGCGGCGGCGACAATACGCTGGAACGCGGACGCACCTCCGGCAAGGATCCTGCCCCGTTCCAGAATGTTCACGCGGCGGGGTATCGCGGAGTCTATGATTTTGCCGACCCGGATTCATCAGTTTACATCAATGCCACAGGTCAGTCAGGGCATTTTCTGTCGCGACACTATGATGATCTGGGCGAGTTGTGGCGGCGCGGTGAATATATACCGATGTCGCTGGATATCGACCTCGCGCGGGCCGCATCGGTCGGGGTGACCCGGCTGGTCACCCCCTGA
- the hflX gene encoding GTPase HflX, producing the protein MNEHDTHVTRAWVLHPDIKSDRDRRDALAALDEAVALAAALPNLEVVGSTVVPLPKPHAGRLFGSGKIAELKAQLEEAEAELVLVDGPVTPVQQRNLEKDWNVKLLDRTGLILEIFSDRAATREGVLQVEMAALSYQRTRLVRAWTHLERQRGGLGFVGGPGETQIEADRRAIDDQLVRIRRQIDKVSKTRGLHRAARAKVPFPIVALVGYTNAGKSTLFNRLTGAEVMAKDMLFATLDPTMRAVRLDGRLDVILSDTVGFISDLPTELVAAFRATLEEVLAADLIVHVRDIHHANTAEQAEDVRSILKALGVGEETPQLEVWNKVDLLEDEAREAALNRSGRDDNIISVSALTGEGLPDFLAAVMQRLEVEKRTEQLHLGYDDGKRRAWLFQKGLVEAESESEAGFDLTVRWSAQEALAFGRL; encoded by the coding sequence TTGAACGAACATGACACGCATGTAACCCGCGCCTGGGTTCTGCATCCCGACATCAAGTCGGACCGAGACCGCCGGGACGCTTTGGCAGCGCTGGATGAAGCTGTGGCGCTGGCCGCAGCGCTGCCGAATCTGGAAGTTGTTGGATCGACCGTCGTGCCGCTGCCAAAACCCCATGCCGGGCGGTTGTTCGGGTCGGGAAAAATCGCCGAACTAAAGGCCCAGTTGGAAGAGGCCGAGGCCGAACTGGTTCTGGTCGACGGCCCTGTGACACCTGTGCAGCAGCGCAATCTGGAAAAGGATTGGAACGTCAAGTTGCTTGACCGCACCGGTCTGATCCTCGAAATTTTCTCGGACCGGGCGGCGACGCGCGAAGGTGTGCTTCAGGTCGAGATGGCGGCGCTGTCCTATCAGCGCACGCGGTTGGTGCGGGCCTGGACCCACCTGGAACGGCAGCGTGGCGGGTTGGGGTTTGTTGGTGGTCCCGGCGAGACGCAGATCGAGGCGGACAGGCGTGCCATCGACGATCAATTGGTGCGCATTCGCCGCCAGATCGACAAGGTGTCCAAGACACGCGGGCTTCATCGTGCGGCGCGGGCCAAGGTGCCGTTTCCGATTGTGGCGCTGGTGGGGTATACCAACGCTGGTAAATCGACGTTGTTCAACCGGCTGACCGGGGCCGAAGTGATGGCCAAGGACATGCTGTTCGCCACACTGGACCCGACGATGCGGGCGGTGCGGCTGGATGGTCGGCTGGACGTGATCCTGTCCGATACCGTGGGCTTTATCTCGGATCTGCCAACCGAATTGGTGGCTGCGTTCCGCGCCACCCTCGAAGAGGTGCTGGCCGCGGATCTGATCGTGCATGTGCGCGACATCCACCACGCCAACACAGCTGAGCAGGCCGAAGATGTACGCAGCATCCTCAAAGCATTGGGAGTCGGCGAGGAAACTCCGCAGCTCGAAGTATGGAACAAGGTTGATCTGCTTGAGGACGAAGCACGCGAGGCGGCGTTGAACCGTTCGGGGCGCGATGACAATATTATTTCCGTCTCGGCCCTGACGGGTGAAGGGTTGCCCGACTTTCTTGCCGCTGTGATGCAGCGGCTCGAGGTCGAAAAGCGCACCGAGCAGCTGCACCTTGGGTATGATGACGGCAAGCGCCGGGCCTGGCTGTTCCAAAAAGGATTGGTCGAGGCCGAGAGCGAAAGCGAAGCCGGTTTTGATCTGACCGTGCGCTGGTCAGCGCAAGAGGCGCTGGCGTTCGGGCGCCTCTGA
- the hfq gene encoding RNA chaperone Hfq, giving the protein MASDKQNLQDAFLNHVRKTKVPVTVFLINGVKLQGVITWFDNFCVLLRRDGQSQLVYKHAISTIMPSQPISLYDGEDNN; this is encoded by the coding sequence ATGGCTTCGGACAAACAGAACCTTCAAGACGCATTCCTGAATCATGTGCGCAAAACAAAGGTTCCGGTGACGGTCTTTCTGATCAATGGCGTCAAATTGCAGGGTGTGATCACCTGGTTTGACAACTTTTGCGTGCTTTTGCGTCGCGATGGTCAGTCCCAGTTGGTGTACAAGCACGCAATCTCGACCATCATGCCGTCGCAGCCAATCAGCTTGTATGACGGCGAAGACAACAATTGA
- a CDS encoding TrkH family potassium uptake protein, producing MRRLFALPFLLLLAILAFASMIVPAVFALMIEEHHDSRSFFYAGVVGLVLCTMIAIAQATRQHNQSAMRQLLGLLAAFVVLPAILAVPFHEAVRNTTFLNAYFEMVSSLTTTGATLFDAARLSPPEHLWRAQVGWMGGLLMWVSAAAILAPLTLGGFEVTAMGEPGQSPPLGSARLDMSNPARRLERTFGALFPIYTGLTVALWIMLVMAGDLPLVALIHAMSAMATSGISPVGGIAGAQSGLAGEMILFCFLFFALSRLTFSRDTSSARQSRLRNDPEFRMGLILIVLVPALLFMRHWLASFEVGEEENLIAALHALWGAVFTTLSFLTTTGFVSADWISAQGWSGLSTPGLIFMGLALIGGGVATTAGGVKLLRVFVLYLNARREIEKLTHPSSIGRSGPMGRRMRREGAFIAWVFFMIFALTLAAVTLALTALGVDFESALILTIATLSNTGPLVLIAGEVPIDLVILSAEAKSLLCLAMILGRLEMLALIVILTPDIWRE from the coding sequence ATGCGGCGTTTGTTTGCCCTGCCGTTCCTGTTGCTGCTGGCCATTCTTGCCTTTGCGTCGATGATCGTTCCGGCCGTGTTCGCGCTGATGATCGAAGAGCATCACGATTCCCGCAGCTTTTTCTATGCCGGGGTGGTGGGGCTGGTTCTGTGCACGATGATTGCCATCGCCCAGGCGACACGCCAGCACAATCAAAGCGCGATGCGGCAGTTGCTGGGCTTGTTGGCTGCCTTTGTGGTGTTGCCGGCCATCCTGGCTGTGCCGTTTCACGAGGCCGTGCGCAACACCACATTTCTGAACGCCTATTTCGAAATGGTGTCGAGCCTGACCACCACCGGCGCGACCTTGTTCGACGCCGCGCGTCTGTCCCCGCCAGAACATCTGTGGCGGGCGCAGGTCGGTTGGATGGGGGGCCTGCTGATGTGGGTGTCCGCTGCGGCGATCCTCGCGCCGCTGACGCTGGGCGGTTTTGAGGTGACCGCCATGGGCGAGCCGGGACAGTCGCCGCCGCTGGGTTCGGCGCGTCTGGACATGAGCAATCCGGCGCGGCGGTTGGAGCGCACATTTGGCGCGCTGTTCCCGATCTATACCGGGCTGACTGTGGCGTTGTGGATCATGCTGGTGATGGCGGGGGATTTGCCATTGGTTGCGCTGATCCATGCGATGTCGGCGATGGCCACTTCGGGCATCTCACCCGTTGGTGGCATCGCCGGGGCCCAGAGCGGGCTGGCCGGGGAAATGATCCTGTTCTGCTTTTTGTTCTTCGCGCTATCCCGGCTGACGTTTTCGCGCGACACCAGTAGTGCGCGGCAATCGCGCCTGCGCAACGATCCTGAATTCCGCATGGGCCTGATCCTGATCGTCCTGGTGCCGGCGCTGCTTTTCATGCGGCACTGGCTCGCCTCGTTTGAAGTTGGCGAAGAAGAGAACCTGATCGCGGCGCTGCATGCGCTTTGGGGGGCGGTGTTCACCACGCTGTCGTTCCTGACCACAACCGGATTTGTCAGTGCCGACTGGATCTCGGCGCAGGGCTGGTCGGGATTGAGCACGCCGGGGCTAATCTTTATGGGACTGGCGCTGATCGGGGGCGGGGTCGCGACCACCGCAGGTGGTGTCAAGCTGTTGCGGGTGTTCGTTCTCTACCTCAACGCGCGGCGGGAAATCGAAAAGCTGACCCATCCGTCGTCGATCGGGCGTTCGGGGCCGATGGGGCGGCGGATGCGGCGCGAGGGCGCGTTTATCGCCTGGGTGTTCTTTATGATCTTTGCGCTGACCCTGGCTGCGGTGACTCTGGCGTTGACCGCGCTAGGCGTGGATTTCGAGTCGGCGCTGATTCTGACCATCGCCACATTGTCCAATACCGGGCCGCTGGTACTGATCGCGGGTGAGGTGCCGATTGATCTTGTGATCTTGTCCGCCGAGGCAAAATCGCTGCTTTGTCTGGCAATGATTTTAGGGCGGCTGGAAATGTTGGCGCTGATTGTTATCCTGACCCCCGACATCTGGCGCGAGTGA
- a CDS encoding PAS domain-containing sensor histidine kinase — protein MRRVQNAATLGLVLLGPLLAVATFLVLGPLDQGRGTQLSLRLVLLADLVYVLLLAALVLQRVARMIAARRAKSAGSRLHLRLTGVFALMALLPTVTVAVFAVLTINIGLETWFSERVRNVVGASLSAAEAYEQEHRLGLTQDAQALANYLDVSRRAVFIMNDGELRRILSQGQSQIQRGLREAYVIDGTGEIRARGESSYLFDFERPNAEQIAEAGAEGVAVIADWDNNEFRALIPLHSFVDRYLYVSREVDGGILNLLDKTQETAKFYQQQESERGRQLFDFALLYLGFAVLLILAATWLGLWFAERLSRPVGSLTGAAQRVGSGDLDVQVIEDEGDDEIAMLGRYFNQMTRQLKAQRQTLVDNTRQIERRQRLFDSVLSSVTSGVVGLDEAGKITFVNRSAEKLLGAQDIQRSVPIHVAVPEFGAIFERLRDSGAETVQDEVKVSREGQLENLLVRVATRRRQDDSLEGFVVAFDDVTDLVSAQRMAAWGDVARRIAHEIKNPLTPIQLSAERIKRKFSTRVGDQADSLAQLTDVIVRQTNDLRRIVDEFSKFARMPEPERKPEDVVDLLRGVVLLQESGQPDVHFVTDLPDAGLGTEVDATMIGQALTNLIKNAGEAIESRQESGVEAGFVPEIRISCISEGGKAEIRIADNGIGLPEDRARLFEPYVTTRDKGTGLGLPIVKKIIEEHGGSLTLVDAPQFDGASHTGAMAVIRLPLSDVRQMPRDILEETV, from the coding sequence ATGCGCAGGGTGCAAAATGCGGCGACGCTTGGGCTGGTCCTTTTGGGGCCGCTTTTGGCGGTTGCGACGTTCCTTGTTCTGGGTCCGCTTGATCAGGGACGTGGGACGCAACTCAGCCTGCGGCTCGTTTTGCTGGCCGATCTGGTATATGTGCTGCTTTTGGCGGCGCTGGTTTTACAGCGCGTTGCGAGGATGATTGCGGCGCGGCGTGCGAAATCGGCAGGGTCGCGGCTTCACCTTCGTCTTACGGGTGTGTTTGCGCTGATGGCGCTGTTGCCGACGGTCACCGTGGCGGTGTTTGCGGTGCTGACCATCAACATCGGGCTTGAGACATGGTTTTCCGAGCGGGTGCGCAACGTGGTCGGCGCGTCACTAAGCGCGGCCGAGGCCTATGAGCAAGAGCATCGCTTGGGGCTGACGCAGGACGCGCAGGCGCTTGCCAATTACCTCGACGTGAGCCGCCGCGCGGTGTTTATTATGAACGATGGCGAATTGCGCAGGATCCTGAGTCAGGGCCAGTCGCAGATTCAGCGCGGTTTGCGCGAGGCCTATGTTATTGACGGAACAGGAGAAATCCGGGCGCGCGGCGAAAGCTCATATCTGTTTGACTTCGAACGGCCCAATGCCGAACAGATCGCTGAGGCGGGTGCAGAAGGCGTCGCCGTGATCGCTGATTGGGACAACAACGAATTTCGTGCGCTGATCCCGCTTCACTCCTTTGTCGATCGTTACCTCTATGTCAGCCGCGAGGTTGATGGCGGCATCTTGAATCTGTTGGACAAAACCCAGGAGACGGCAAAGTTCTATCAGCAACAAGAAAGCGAGCGGGGGCGGCAATTGTTTGACTTTGCGCTGCTCTACCTAGGGTTTGCGGTGCTGCTGATCCTTGCGGCGACCTGGCTGGGGTTGTGGTTTGCCGAGCGCCTGAGCCGCCCGGTCGGCAGCCTCACCGGTGCCGCGCAGCGGGTCGGATCGGGGGATCTGGACGTACAAGTGATCGAGGATGAGGGCGACGACGAGATTGCCATGCTGGGGCGATATTTCAATCAGATGACCCGGCAACTCAAGGCGCAGCGCCAGACGCTGGTGGATAACACCCGCCAGATCGAGCGGCGTCAGCGATTGTTCGATTCCGTGCTGAGTTCGGTGACATCCGGTGTGGTGGGGTTGGACGAGGCGGGCAAAATCACCTTTGTGAATCGGTCGGCCGAGAAACTGCTCGGCGCGCAGGATATTCAGCGCTCTGTCCCGATCCATGTCGCGGTGCCGGAATTCGGCGCGATCTTTGAACGGTTGCGCGACAGCGGGGCCGAAACTGTGCAGGACGAGGTCAAGGTCAGCCGCGAGGGGCAACTTGAAAATCTGCTCGTCCGGGTGGCCACGCGGCGGCGTCAGGATGACAGCCTTGAGGGGTTTGTGGTGGCGTTCGACGATGTGACCGATCTGGTCAGCGCGCAGCGGATGGCGGCATGGGGTGACGTCGCACGGCGCATCGCGCACGAAATCAAGAACCCTCTAACGCCGATTCAACTGTCCGCCGAACGGATCAAACGCAAATTCAGCACCCGTGTCGGGGATCAGGCCGATAGTCTGGCGCAGTTGACAGACGTAATTGTGCGCCAAACCAACGACTTGAGGCGGATTGTTGATGAGTTTTCGAAGTTTGCGCGGATGCCGGAACCGGAACGCAAGCCCGAGGATGTCGTTGATCTGTTGCGCGGCGTGGTGTTGTTACAGGAGTCCGGTCAGCCAGACGTGCACTTTGTGACCGATCTGCCCGATGCCGGACTGGGGACCGAAGTGGATGCGACGATGATCGGTCAGGCGCTGACCAACCTGATCAAGAACGCGGGCGAAGCGATTGAATCACGACAGGAATCCGGGGTTGAGGCGGGCTTTGTCCCCGAGATCCGCATTTCCTGCATCTCAGAGGGCGGCAAGGCCGAGATTCGTATCGCTGACAATGGCATCGGCCTGCCCGAGGATCGGGCGAGGCTGTTCGAGCCCTATGTCACAACACGCGACAAGGGCACCGGGTTGGGCCTGCCCATCGTCAAGAAGATTATCGAGGAACATGGCGGCAGCCTGACCCTCGTCGATGCGCCACAGTTTGATGGCGCGTCACATACCGGGGCGATGGCGGTGATCCGTCTGCCTCTGAGCGACGTGCGGCAGATGCCGCGCGACATCTTAGAAGAAACGGTCTGA
- the trkA gene encoding Trk system potassium transporter TrkA, with amino-acid sequence MKVIICGAGQVGWQIARHLSGERNDVTVVDNNADLVRRATDSLDVQGIAGFASYPDILERAGARDADMIIAATYSDEVNMVTCQVAHSVFSIPRKIARLRSQSYLTAIYSDLYRRDHMPIDVVISPEREVAEAALQRLSAPEAFDTEVFLDGKAQMLGLTIDEDCPVVNTPLRQLTDLFSTLRSVVVGVRRQGTLFAPEASDQLFVGDACYVIVHAEDIRRTMEIFGKAYRKQERIVLVGGGNVGLTVARELEKRADRVRTKVIERDRAIAERAAEALERTIVLHGDGLDAALLSEANVERADAVLCVTDDDKTNMLAAVRAKAAGCHMAIALINDPTLVPLMGPLGIDAHINPRATTVSSILRHIRHGRVRAVYSIGDAEAEMIEAEVLSTSPIAGLSIREIDFPEGVLVGAVLKQGHVVKLSGALRIEEGDLIVLFALTKDVAEVERLLQVSIDFF; translated from the coding sequence ATGAAAGTCATCATTTGCGGGGCGGGTCAGGTCGGCTGGCAAATCGCGCGGCACCTGTCGGGTGAGCGCAACGACGTTACCGTTGTGGACAACAACGCCGATCTGGTGCGACGGGCGACGGATTCGCTGGATGTGCAGGGGATCGCGGGCTTTGCGTCTTATCCTGATATTCTGGAACGGGCTGGTGCGCGCGACGCTGACATGATTATCGCCGCCACCTATTCCGACGAGGTCAACATGGTGACCTGTCAGGTGGCGCATTCGGTATTTTCAATCCCGCGCAAGATCGCGCGGCTGCGCTCGCAAAGCTATCTGACAGCGATCTATTCTGATCTTTATCGCCGCGATCACATGCCAATTGACGTGGTGATCAGTCCGGAGCGCGAAGTGGCCGAAGCGGCGCTGCAACGGCTCTCTGCCCCCGAAGCGTTCGATACCGAGGTGTTTCTGGATGGAAAGGCGCAGATGCTGGGTCTGACTATCGACGAGGATTGCCCGGTGGTAAACACGCCTCTGCGGCAGTTGACCGATCTGTTTTCGACGCTGCGGTCGGTCGTGGTCGGGGTGCGCCGTCAGGGGACGCTGTTTGCGCCCGAGGCCAGCGATCAGTTGTTTGTCGGCGATGCGTGTTATGTCATCGTACATGCCGAAGATATCCGCCGCACGATGGAGATATTTGGCAAAGCCTACCGCAAGCAAGAGCGTATTGTTCTGGTAGGTGGTGGCAATGTCGGGCTGACGGTCGCACGCGAGCTGGAAAAGCGCGCCGACCGGGTGCGTACCAAGGTTATCGAGCGCGACCGCGCCATCGCCGAGCGCGCTGCCGAGGCGCTCGAGCGTACGATTGTGCTGCATGGTGACGGTTTGGACGCGGCCCTGCTGAGCGAGGCAAATGTTGAACGCGCCGATGCGGTGCTGTGCGTCACCGATGACGACAAGACTAACATGCTGGCCGCTGTGCGGGCCAAGGCGGCTGGCTGCCATATGGCGATTGCACTGATCAACGATCCGACTCTGGTGCCGCTGATGGGGCCGCTGGGGATTGACGCGCATATCAACCCGCGCGCGACCACGGTCAGCTCGATCCTGCGCCATATCCGCCACGGGCGGGTCCGCGCCGTCTATTCTATCGGCGATGCCGAGGCCGAAATGATCGAGGCCGAGGTTCTGTCGACCTCGCCCATTGCCGGGCTCTCGATCCGCGAGATCGACTTTCCCGAGGGTGTGCTGGTTGGTGCGGTGCTGAAACAGGGCCATGTGGTCAAACTGTCGGGCGCGCTGCGGATCGAAGAGGGGGATCTGATCGTGCTCTTTGCCCTGACCAAGGATGTTGCCGAGGTCGAGCGGCTGCTCCAGGTCTCGATCGACTTTTTCTGA
- a CDS encoding sigma-54 dependent transcriptional regulator, whose amino-acid sequence MSDILIVDDERDIRELIGDILEDEGYTTRLAGNSNEAMSEINSEPPALLILDIWLKDSKMDGIDILKSVKRDNPDVPVVIISGHGNIEIAVAAIKQGAYDFIEKPFNIDQLLVVIRRAMETSRLRRENQKLKRKDVAAAEMMGDGAAYRGLLSQLDKVTKSNGRVMLSGPAGSGKELAARYIHGHSARANAPFVTVNCAGVAPETMEEVLFGRETADRGIEPGLLEQAHGGVIYFDEVADMPLGTQSKILRVLVDQQFQRVGGADKVRVDLRVISSTNRDLAEEIDAGRFRQELYHRLNVVPVVVPSLEDRREDIPMLAEYFIDQCHKTQGLPLRVLGEDAIALMQTMIWPGNVRQLKNLVERVLILGDGTGEIEARELPQDNSFSGGEEGRVVLSGTLATLPLREAREAFEREYLLTQINRFGGNISRTASFVGMERSALHRKLKSLGVVTGSKGGARIAQLEDEVDESEQIEA is encoded by the coding sequence ATGAGTGATATTCTGATAGTCGACGACGAACGCGATATCCGCGAACTGATCGGGGATATTCTTGAGGATGAGGGCTATACCACGCGCCTCGCCGGCAATTCCAACGAGGCGATGAGCGAGATCAATTCCGAGCCGCCCGCGCTGCTGATCCTGGATATCTGGCTCAAGGATAGCAAGATGGATGGGATCGACATCCTGAAATCAGTCAAGCGCGATAACCCTGATGTCCCGGTGGTGATCATTTCGGGACACGGCAATATCGAGATCGCGGTGGCCGCGATCAAGCAGGGCGCTTACGATTTCATCGAAAAGCCGTTCAATATCGATCAACTGCTCGTGGTGATCCGTCGGGCGATGGAAACCAGCCGCCTGCGGCGCGAGAATCAAAAGCTCAAGCGCAAGGATGTCGCAGCGGCCGAGATGATGGGGGATGGTGCCGCGTATCGGGGGCTGCTGAGCCAGCTCGACAAGGTGACGAAATCCAACGGCAGGGTGATGCTGTCGGGGCCTGCAGGCAGCGGCAAGGAACTGGCGGCGCGCTACATCCACGGCCATTCGGCGCGCGCCAATGCGCCGTTTGTCACGGTCAATTGTGCAGGCGTTGCGCCCGAGACGATGGAAGAGGTGCTGTTTGGCCGCGAAACAGCGGATCGCGGGATTGAACCGGGTCTGTTAGAGCAGGCGCATGGCGGGGTGATTTATTTCGACGAGGTGGCGGATATGCCGCTGGGCACCCAGTCCAAGATTCTGCGCGTGCTGGTCGATCAGCAGTTTCAGCGCGTCGGTGGCGCCGACAAGGTACGGGTGGATCTGCGGGTGATCTCGTCGACCAATCGCGATCTGGCAGAAGAGATCGACGCCGGGCGGTTCCGTCAGGAGTTGTATCACCGGCTGAACGTGGTTCCGGTTGTGGTGCCGTCACTTGAGGATCGTCGCGAAGACATCCCGATGCTGGCCGAGTATTTCATTGATCAGTGTCACAAAACCCAAGGTTTGCCGCTTCGCGTATTGGGTGAGGATGCGATTGCCCTGATGCAAACCATGATCTGGCCGGGCAATGTTCGCCAGCTCAAGAACCTGGTTGAGCGTGTCCTGATCCTTGGCGATGGCACCGGTGAGATCGAGGCTCGTGAACTGCCACAGGACAACTCTTTCAGTGGTGGCGAAGAAGGTCGCGTGGTGCTGTCGGGCACGCTGGCGACGCTGCCGCTGCGCGAAGCGCGTGAAGCGTTCGAGCGCGAGTATCTGCTGACGCAGATCAACCGCTTTGGCGGCAACATCAGCCGCACCGCGAGTTTTGTCGGCATGGAGCGCTCGGCCCTGCATCGCAAATTGAAATCGCTGGGGGTTGTGACCGGCTCCAAGGGGGGGGCGCGTATCGCCCAGCTTGAGGATGAGGTGGACGAATCTGAACAGATCGAAGCCTGA